In the genome of Myxococcus stipitatus, one region contains:
- a CDS encoding sensor histidine kinase translates to MVACAYWTLQGLAASSEAHSVRGVTWSHALLTDGFANVLWVPITVAVLNLGLRFPIEKRHWRSRVALHVGGALAVSFFRATVIYSLDPYLGWYSTPPTYLSVLEHALLYNPFIYLLMLGLAHGLYFAEQLRLKDTQLARAQLHVLKSQLHPHFLFNTLNSISALVHKDPRGSERMIARLSDLLRGTLDSAAREEVPLRDELRTLQLYLDIQGVRFTDRLQVKHEIDQDTLGAHVPYLLLQPLVENAIQHGIAPRSAPGTVTVAARRAGPELVLEVRDDGVGLRAGTASKTAGGGKGLWITRERLVQLYGPAHKLELKGREEGGAQVSLTIPFRTESVA, encoded by the coding sequence GTGGTCGCCTGCGCCTACTGGACCTTGCAGGGGCTCGCTGCCTCCAGCGAGGCCCACTCCGTGCGGGGCGTGACCTGGTCCCACGCGCTGCTCACGGATGGCTTCGCCAACGTGCTGTGGGTGCCCATCACCGTCGCCGTGCTGAACCTGGGGCTGCGCTTCCCCATCGAGAAGCGGCACTGGCGCTCACGGGTCGCCCTGCACGTGGGCGGCGCGCTGGCCGTCTCGTTCTTCCGCGCCACCGTCATCTACTCGCTGGACCCGTACCTGGGCTGGTACTCCACGCCTCCGACGTACCTGTCCGTCCTCGAGCACGCGCTGCTCTACAACCCGTTCATCTACCTGCTGATGCTGGGCCTGGCCCACGGGCTCTACTTCGCCGAGCAGCTCCGGCTGAAGGACACCCAGCTCGCCCGCGCGCAGCTCCACGTCCTCAAGTCGCAGCTCCACCCGCACTTCCTCTTCAACACGCTCAACTCCATCTCGGCCCTCGTGCACAAGGACCCTCGGGGCAGCGAGCGGATGATCGCGCGGCTGAGCGACCTGCTCCGAGGCACGCTCGATTCGGCGGCGCGCGAGGAAGTCCCCCTGCGCGACGAGCTGCGCACACTCCAGCTCTACCTGGACATCCAAGGGGTGCGCTTCACGGACCGGCTCCAGGTGAAGCACGAAATCGACCAGGACACCCTGGGCGCGCACGTGCCGTACCTCCTGCTCCAGCCCCTGGTGGAGAACGCCATCCAGCACGGCATCGCCCCTCGGTCCGCGCCGGGCACGGTGACGGTGGCCGCGCGCCGCGCTGGCCCCGAGCTGGTGCTGGAGGTCCGCGACGACGGCGTGGGCCTGCGCGCCGGCACGGCCTCGAAGACCGCGGGCGGAGGCAAGGGCCTGTGGATTACGCGCGAGCGGCTGGTGCAGCTCTACGGGCCCGCGCACAAGCTGGAGCTGAAGGGGCGTGAAGAGGGGGGGGCGCAGGTCTCGCTGACCATCCCCTTCCGGACGGAGTCGGTGGCGTGA
- a CDS encoding LytTR family DNA-binding domain-containing protein, with translation MSAAIRVLIVDDEPLARERVRELLTEVPDMTVIGECRDGTEAIAAIRAERPDLVLLDVQMPEPDGFGVLSAVANEYQPAVIFITAHRDFAVQAFEANALDYLLKPFDRERFHQSLARVRERRRTGATELDAELIERLESLSHRLPPASEPYVKRLVAKVGWRMRFLRVEDIDYLEAEGNYVSVHQGKQSYLTRETMNALEEKLDPKDFVRAHRSLIVRLDRIEEVEPLGPGEMVLTLRDGTKLTSGRSYRARLQRALDLPT, from the coding sequence GTGAGCGCGGCCATCCGCGTGCTCATCGTCGACGATGAGCCCCTGGCCCGGGAGCGGGTGCGGGAGCTGCTCACGGAGGTGCCGGACATGACCGTCATCGGCGAGTGCCGCGACGGCACGGAGGCCATCGCCGCCATCCGCGCGGAGCGCCCGGACCTGGTCCTGCTCGACGTGCAGATGCCGGAGCCGGATGGCTTCGGTGTGCTGAGCGCGGTGGCGAACGAGTACCAGCCCGCCGTCATCTTCATCACCGCGCACCGGGACTTCGCGGTGCAGGCGTTCGAGGCCAACGCGCTCGATTACCTGCTCAAGCCCTTCGACCGGGAGCGCTTCCACCAGAGCCTCGCGCGGGTGCGGGAGCGCCGTCGCACCGGGGCCACGGAGCTGGACGCGGAGCTCATCGAGCGGCTGGAGTCGCTGTCGCATCGGCTGCCGCCAGCGTCGGAGCCCTACGTGAAGCGGCTGGTCGCCAAGGTGGGCTGGCGCATGCGCTTCCTGCGCGTGGAGGACATCGACTACCTGGAGGCGGAGGGGAACTATGTCTCCGTCCACCAGGGCAAGCAGTCCTACCTCACGCGCGAGACGATGAACGCGCTGGAGGAGAAGCTGGACCCGAAGGACTTCGTGCGGGCGCACCGCTCGCTCATCGTCCGCCTGGACCGCATCGAGGAGGTCGAGCCCTTGGGCCCGGGCGAGATGGTGCTCACGCTGCGCGACGGCACCAAGCTGACGTCGGGCCGCAGCTACCGCGCCAGGCTCCAGCGGGCCTTGGACCTGCCGACGTGA
- a CDS encoding Xaa-Pro aminopeptidase: MHSFTSKKSWSVGLVAAMSSLSMACAAQEPESAKVAEALGAQGVSSEALWGLTCPTGGSMFAPGEVSLPERSEYRLTFSADGNTAYYHVDSAEAPFQAIYETHKVNGHFTPGQMVSFSGTYLDTDPFLSPDGQSLFFSSTRPITGTQERPDSDLWVVHKLADGSWGEPQHLGPNINSDRMELYVSADRAGNLYYASGTFDSDFNIYRAERRGPGYAPAQKLPIAINSDDFWEYNSHISADGRVLIFASLNRPEGHGLGDLYASLNLGGGRWTKAINLGPKVNTEKDEFHPSLSVDGRRLYFVRQTWNPFVPSDFYELDTYCLLFQ, translated from the coding sequence ATGCACTCGTTCACCTCGAAGAAGTCGTGGTCCGTGGGTCTCGTCGCCGCCATGTCCTCGCTGTCCATGGCCTGCGCCGCGCAGGAGCCGGAGTCCGCCAAGGTGGCGGAGGCGCTCGGTGCGCAGGGCGTGTCCAGCGAGGCCCTGTGGGGCCTGACCTGCCCCACGGGTGGCAGCATGTTCGCCCCCGGAGAGGTCTCCCTGCCGGAGCGCTCCGAGTACCGCCTCACCTTCTCCGCGGACGGCAACACCGCGTACTACCACGTGGATTCCGCGGAGGCGCCGTTCCAGGCCATCTACGAGACGCACAAGGTGAATGGCCACTTCACCCCCGGGCAGATGGTGTCCTTCTCCGGCACGTACCTGGACACCGACCCGTTCCTGTCCCCGGATGGTCAGTCGCTGTTCTTCTCGTCCACGCGCCCCATCACCGGCACCCAGGAGCGCCCGGACTCGGACCTGTGGGTGGTGCACAAGCTCGCGGATGGAAGCTGGGGCGAGCCGCAGCACCTGGGCCCCAATATCAACTCGGACCGCATGGAGCTGTACGTCAGCGCGGACCGCGCGGGGAACCTGTACTACGCGAGCGGCACGTTCGACTCGGACTTCAACATCTACCGCGCGGAGCGCCGAGGCCCCGGCTACGCCCCCGCGCAGAAGCTGCCCATCGCCATCAACAGCGATGACTTCTGGGAGTACAACTCGCACATCTCCGCGGACGGCCGGGTGCTCATCTTCGCCTCGCTGAACCGTCCCGAGGGCCACGGCCTGGGAGACCTGTACGCCAGCCTCAACCTGGGCGGCGGCCGGTGGACGAAGGCCATCAACCTGGGGCCGAAGGTGAACACGGAGAAGGACGAGTTCCACCCGTCGCTGAGCGTGGACGGCCGTCGCCTCTACTTCGTGCGCCAGACGTGGAACCCGTTCGTGCCGTCGGACTTCTACGAGCTGGATACCTACTGCCTGCTGTTCCAGTGA
- a CDS encoding helix-turn-helix transcriptional regulator codes for MSRPRIDAPRGVLQRRAPTGKMAHERFAPAPDLEPYIQHFWTVRWDLRGEPPLLAETLPHPCIHLVFEKGQARIAGVQSRRFRQWLRGHARVFGIKFRPAAFQPVLGKPLSTLTDRTVSLRSVFGPESDTLKATLLTEPDLHRCVAQAQDFLRPRLPPMPPLVARLRDLVERLAQDASLTRMEQVAELAGMEPRNLQRRFRAAVGVSPKWVLQRYRLHEAAEQLARPDAPDMASLALQLGYFDQSHFIRDFKALVGCAPGEYAARAAASRTRAAK; via the coding sequence GTGAGCCGTCCCCGCATCGATGCACCTCGAGGCGTCCTCCAGCGCCGAGCCCCCACGGGCAAGATGGCGCATGAGCGCTTCGCCCCCGCCCCGGACCTGGAGCCGTACATCCAGCACTTCTGGACCGTGCGCTGGGACCTGCGCGGCGAGCCCCCACTCCTCGCGGAGACCCTCCCCCACCCGTGCATCCACCTGGTGTTCGAGAAGGGGCAGGCACGAATCGCGGGCGTTCAATCGCGCCGCTTCCGCCAGTGGCTCCGAGGCCACGCCCGCGTCTTCGGCATCAAGTTCCGCCCCGCCGCCTTCCAACCCGTGCTGGGCAAGCCACTGTCCACGCTGACGGACCGCACGGTGAGCCTGCGCTCCGTGTTCGGCCCGGAGAGCGACACCTTGAAGGCCACGCTCCTCACCGAGCCGGACCTGCACCGATGCGTGGCCCAGGCCCAGGACTTCCTCAGGCCCCGACTCCCACCCATGCCGCCGCTCGTCGCCCGCTTGCGAGACCTGGTGGAGCGGCTCGCACAGGATGCGTCCCTCACGCGCATGGAGCAGGTGGCGGAGCTCGCCGGGATGGAGCCTCGCAACCTCCAGCGGCGCTTTCGCGCGGCCGTGGGCGTCAGCCCCAAATGGGTCCTCCAGCGCTACCGACTCCACGAAGCCGCCGAGCAGCTCGCGCGCCCGGACGCCCCAGACATGGCGAGCCTCGCACTCCAGCTGGGCTACTTCGACCAGTCGCACTTCATCCGCGACTTCAAGGCGCTGGTGGGCTGCGCGCCAGGTGAGTACGCGGCCCGCGCCGCCGCCAGCAGGACCCGCGCGGCGAAGTAG
- a CDS encoding DUF3224 domain-containing protein, producing the protein MTKHVKGPFDVKVKPMAPDAEPQAYPVGRMSIDKKYHGELEGTGSGQMLATMDANASGGYVALERVTGTLQGRKGSFVIQHSGLMARGVPKLVINVVPDSGTDELKGLTGTMMIHIDSEGKHTYEFDYALAETP; encoded by the coding sequence ATGACGAAGCACGTGAAGGGCCCCTTTGACGTCAAGGTGAAGCCGATGGCCCCGGACGCGGAGCCGCAGGCATACCCGGTGGGCCGGATGTCCATCGACAAGAAGTACCACGGCGAGCTGGAGGGGACGGGCTCGGGGCAGATGCTGGCGACGATGGATGCGAACGCGTCGGGGGGGTATGTCGCGCTGGAGCGCGTCACCGGCACGCTGCAGGGCCGCAAGGGCAGCTTCGTCATCCAGCACTCGGGGCTGATGGCGCGGGGTGTGCCCAAGCTCGTCATCAACGTGGTGCCGGACTCGGGCACCGATGAGCTCAAGGGGCTGACGGGCACGATGATGATTCACATCGACTCGGAGGGGAAGCACACCTACGAGTTCGACTATGCGCTCGCGGAGACGCCGTAA
- a CDS encoding IS3 family transposase: MQFSPSPQVPQLRAPPQPSEMEPQFFPWAAQVKLFDYIEVFYNQQRMHSAIGYLAPAELERAAASSTCPPNRSTPSWGPTESPMALS, encoded by the coding sequence ATGCAGTTCTCGCCTTCGCCGCAGGTTCCGCAGCTCAGGGCTCCACCGCAGCCGTCCGAGATGGAGCCACAGTTCTTCCCCTGGGCCGCGCAGGTGAAGTTGTTCGACTACATCGAGGTCTTCTACAACCAGCAGCGCATGCACTCGGCAATCGGCTACCTTGCACCGGCCGAGTTAGAGAGGGCAGCGGCATCGTCAACCTGTCCACCGAATCGGAGCACGCCCAGCTGGGGACCGACGGAATCTCCTATGGCGTTGAGCTGA
- a CDS encoding ABC transporter permease gives MSDVTQDLRLSLRMLSRSPVFTVVAVLTLALGIAANTAIFSVVNAVLLSPLPFPEQDRLVMAWSRTPAMPRWSVAPANFLDWRAQGDVFEGLAAFSQLHVSLSGDDMPERLRGASVSANYFQVLGVGAALGTTFQPVAGETGPRHVVVLSHGLWKRRFGSDPGIIGRSIRLDERSHEVVGVMPERFTLPDIGPRKTTPTEPAELWIPAPLHDIPQLGANAGMDLSQSRDTSYLRVLGRLKPGVTLERASAAMSAVARRLEQEYPVSNLHSGVTLVPLREQIVGDVRPVLWVLLAAVGLVMAIACANVANLFLVRAAARRQEMAVRAALGAGRGRMMRQLLTESLVLALLAGALGVFLAAWGLDGLMSLVPAELPRLGEVRVDERVLAFALCVSLATGVLFGLLPALQASRPDLNGVLRQTGGGKLAGGQRSRDALVVGEVALALVLLIGAGLLLRTLWRLQDVDPGFREESVLTWSLSLPADKYPDEARQGAFFQQVAERVASLPGVKSAGAATDLPLGGANIWFDVEVEGRAPPSPDESSNVGFQVVTSGYFQSLGIPLRRGREVTVLDTRATQPVVVLNESAARRFFPEGEAVGQRLRLGDSSTPWLTVVGVVGDTRYDGPDKDARPEAYVPALQRSLFFMSFAARTSLEPLALAGSVRSAVAALDKDLPLSALRTMEQRVEAATARPRFVSLLVAVFALLSLLLAGVGLSGVMAYSARQRTREIGIRMALGARPSDVLRMVLGQGMRLALAGVALGLLGAWALTRVLSSQLFGVSATDPVVFGSLSVLVAGVALLATWLPAYRATRVDPQVALRAE, from the coding sequence ATGTCGGACGTCACCCAGGACCTGCGCCTCTCGTTGAGGATGCTCTCCAGGTCCCCTGTGTTCACCGTCGTCGCGGTGCTCACCCTGGCGTTGGGCATCGCCGCCAACACCGCCATCTTCAGCGTCGTCAACGCGGTGCTGCTCTCCCCCCTGCCCTTCCCCGAGCAGGACCGGCTGGTGATGGCGTGGTCCCGGACACCGGCCATGCCGCGCTGGTCCGTGGCCCCCGCGAACTTCCTCGACTGGCGCGCACAGGGCGACGTGTTCGAGGGCCTGGCCGCCTTCTCCCAGCTCCACGTGAGCCTCTCCGGCGACGACATGCCCGAGCGGCTGCGCGGCGCCAGCGTGTCCGCCAACTACTTCCAGGTGCTCGGCGTGGGCGCGGCGCTGGGCACGACGTTCCAGCCCGTGGCCGGGGAGACGGGGCCTCGGCACGTGGTGGTGCTGAGCCACGGCCTGTGGAAGCGCCGCTTCGGCTCGGACCCAGGCATCATCGGCCGCTCGATTCGGCTGGACGAGCGGAGCCATGAAGTCGTCGGGGTGATGCCGGAGCGATTCACCCTGCCCGACATCGGGCCGCGCAAGACGACGCCCACCGAGCCCGCGGAGCTCTGGATTCCCGCGCCCCTCCACGACATCCCCCAGCTGGGCGCGAACGCGGGGATGGACCTCAGCCAGTCGCGCGACACGTCCTATCTGCGCGTGCTCGGGCGGCTGAAGCCGGGCGTGACGCTGGAGCGCGCGAGCGCCGCGATGAGCGCCGTCGCGCGGCGGCTGGAGCAGGAGTACCCGGTGAGCAACCTCCACTCCGGTGTCACCCTGGTTCCGCTGCGTGAGCAGATTGTGGGCGACGTGCGGCCGGTGTTGTGGGTGCTGCTGGCGGCGGTGGGGCTGGTCATGGCCATCGCGTGCGCGAACGTGGCCAACCTCTTCCTGGTGCGCGCGGCGGCCCGGCGGCAGGAGATGGCCGTGCGCGCGGCGCTGGGCGCGGGCCGAGGGCGGATGATGCGCCAGCTGCTCACGGAGAGCCTGGTGCTCGCGCTGCTCGCGGGGGCCCTGGGCGTGTTCCTGGCCGCGTGGGGATTGGATGGACTGATGAGCCTGGTGCCCGCGGAGCTGCCTCGGCTGGGCGAGGTCCGCGTGGATGAGCGGGTGCTGGCCTTCGCGCTGTGCGTGTCGCTGGCCACGGGGGTCCTCTTCGGCCTGCTGCCCGCGCTCCAAGCCTCGCGCCCGGACCTCAACGGGGTGCTGCGGCAGACGGGGGGCGGCAAGCTCGCCGGAGGACAGCGCTCGCGTGACGCGCTCGTCGTGGGCGAGGTGGCGCTCGCGCTGGTGCTACTCATCGGCGCGGGCCTGCTGCTGCGCACGCTGTGGCGATTGCAGGACGTTGACCCGGGCTTCCGCGAGGAGTCCGTGCTCACGTGGTCCCTGTCGCTGCCGGCGGACAAGTACCCGGACGAAGCGCGGCAGGGCGCCTTCTTCCAGCAGGTGGCGGAGCGCGTGGCCTCGCTGCCCGGCGTGAAGAGCGCGGGCGCGGCCACGGACCTGCCTCTGGGAGGCGCCAACATCTGGTTCGACGTGGAAGTGGAAGGACGCGCGCCGCCCTCTCCAGATGAGAGCTCGAACGTGGGCTTCCAGGTGGTCACCTCCGGCTACTTCCAATCCCTGGGCATCCCGCTGCGACGGGGGCGCGAGGTGACGGTCCTGGACACGCGGGCGACCCAGCCCGTGGTGGTGCTCAACGAGTCGGCCGCGCGGCGGTTCTTCCCGGAGGGCGAAGCGGTGGGCCAGCGCCTGCGGCTGGGTGATTCCAGCACGCCGTGGCTCACGGTGGTGGGCGTGGTGGGTGACACGCGCTACGACGGGCCGGACAAGGACGCGCGCCCGGAGGCGTATGTGCCGGCGCTCCAGCGCTCGCTGTTCTTCATGTCCTTCGCGGCGCGCACGAGCCTGGAGCCACTGGCGCTCGCGGGCTCGGTGCGCTCGGCGGTGGCGGCCCTGGACAAGGACCTTCCGTTGAGCGCGCTGCGGACGATGGAGCAGCGGGTGGAGGCGGCCACGGCGCGTCCTCGCTTCGTGTCCCTGTTGGTGGCGGTGTTCGCGCTGCTGTCGCTGCTGCTGGCGGGCGTGGGCCTGTCGGGTGTCATGGCCTATTCGGCGCGGCAGCGGACGCGGGAGATCGGCATCCGCATGGCGCTGGGGGCGCGGCCCTCCGACGTGCTGCGCATGGTGCTGGGCCAGGGGATGCGGCTGGCGCTGGCGGGCGTGGCGCTGGGCCTCCTGGGTGCCTGGGCCCTGACGCGTGTGCTGTCCAGCCAGTTGTTCGGCGTCAGCGCCACGGACCCCGTCGTTTTCGGCTCCCTGTCGGTGCTGGTGGCGGGAGTCGCGCTGCTGGCGACGTGGCTTCCCGCGTACCGGGCCACCCGGGTGGACCCACAGGTGGCCCTGCGCGCCGAGTAA
- a CDS encoding leucine-rich repeat domain-containing protein: MAQKKSSTPRASSPSKKPEGPAPEALWLQLEQQLRDTLGPDAAGQYPAELEPMSWTFEQALDAAGLLPDDYQRFVAALGYRWLTTGKKGLAFLPPRWRTQASQGMGEPGRQWMKVREEREAGRHDYRFVMFAAEDLNDVNGFCFGKSAKSDALVVWQVVDSLPEKELGPFDAWLSKKLAALAKTTGAKKPELGDPLGLMQDSLGELGEKVRAEGAAAILGKFPRDTKSILLLQRKLGVVPDMVAEFTELESLELKGAALRQLPPVLARLTKLKTLNVNDNPALDTLPPELARLPSLEQVSLQGTGIRAVPEVLSLLPKLRFLSLKATSITTLPEWLSRMPHLKTLDVAGTDISAEEVHALKQAHPDWWIISSH; this comes from the coding sequence ATGGCCCAGAAGAAGTCCTCGACTCCGCGTGCCTCCTCTCCCTCGAAGAAACCCGAGGGCCCCGCGCCCGAGGCCCTCTGGCTCCAGCTGGAGCAGCAGCTCCGGGACACCCTGGGGCCGGACGCCGCGGGCCAGTACCCCGCGGAGCTGGAGCCGATGAGCTGGACCTTCGAGCAGGCCCTCGACGCGGCGGGGCTGCTGCCGGACGACTACCAGCGGTTCGTCGCCGCGCTGGGCTACCGCTGGCTCACCACGGGCAAGAAGGGACTCGCGTTCCTCCCCCCGCGCTGGCGTACGCAGGCCTCACAAGGCATGGGCGAGCCAGGGCGGCAGTGGATGAAGGTCCGCGAGGAGCGGGAGGCGGGCCGCCACGACTATCGCTTCGTGATGTTCGCGGCCGAGGACCTCAACGACGTCAACGGCTTCTGCTTCGGCAAGAGCGCCAAGAGTGACGCGCTGGTCGTCTGGCAGGTGGTGGACAGCCTTCCCGAGAAGGAGCTGGGTCCCTTCGACGCGTGGCTCAGCAAGAAGCTCGCGGCGCTCGCCAAGACGACGGGCGCCAAGAAGCCGGAGCTGGGCGACCCGCTCGGGCTGATGCAGGACTCCCTGGGTGAGCTCGGTGAGAAGGTACGCGCCGAGGGCGCCGCCGCGATTCTCGGGAAGTTCCCTCGCGACACGAAGAGCATCCTGCTCCTCCAGCGAAAGCTGGGCGTGGTGCCGGACATGGTGGCCGAGTTCACGGAGCTGGAGAGCCTGGAGCTGAAGGGCGCGGCACTCCGTCAGCTGCCTCCGGTGCTGGCCCGGCTGACGAAGCTCAAGACGCTCAACGTCAATGACAACCCCGCCCTGGACACCCTGCCTCCGGAGCTGGCGCGGCTCCCATCGCTGGAGCAGGTCAGCCTCCAGGGCACGGGGATTCGCGCCGTGCCGGAGGTGCTGAGCCTGCTTCCGAAGCTGCGCTTCCTGAGCCTCAAGGCCACGTCCATCACCACGCTGCCGGAGTGGCTGTCGCGGATGCCCCACCTCAAGACACTGGACGTGGCGGGGACCGACATCTCCGCGGAAGAAGTCCATGCGCTGAAGCAGGCCCACCCCGACTGGTGGATCATCTCCAGTCACTAG
- a CDS encoding NAD(P)-dependent oxidoreductase — protein MTFSGETQMKPTISVIGAGRMGSALIKAFLQNGYTTTVWNRTKAKGEPLAKLGAHLADTVRDAVKRSDIIVVNVLDYDTSDQLLRQDEVTRELRGKLLVQLTSGSPALAREQETWARQHGIDYLDGAIMATPDFIGQAACTLLYSGSAALFEKHRAVLSVLGGATTHVGENVGHASALDSALLFQMWSTLFGTLQAVAISRAEGLPLEKTVAYLKQMEPVTNGAVTDVLTRIQQNRLLADDSMLASLEAHNLAFQHLLALCKERGIHRGVADAMYSVIEEAIKAGHGKDDFAILTRYLK, from the coding sequence ATCACATTCAGCGGAGAGACACAGATGAAGCCCACCATTTCTGTCATTGGCGCGGGACGCATGGGGTCCGCGCTCATCAAGGCCTTCCTGCAGAACGGTTACACGACGACGGTCTGGAACCGCACGAAGGCCAAGGGCGAGCCCCTGGCGAAGCTGGGCGCCCACCTGGCGGACACCGTGCGGGACGCGGTGAAGCGCTCCGACATCATCGTGGTGAACGTCCTCGACTACGACACGAGCGACCAGCTGCTGCGCCAGGACGAGGTGACGCGGGAGCTGCGCGGCAAGCTGCTGGTGCAGCTGACGTCCGGCTCCCCCGCCCTGGCGCGTGAGCAGGAGACGTGGGCGCGCCAGCACGGCATCGACTACCTGGACGGCGCCATCATGGCGACGCCGGACTTCATCGGGCAGGCGGCGTGCACCCTGCTGTACTCGGGGTCCGCCGCGCTGTTCGAGAAGCACCGCGCCGTGTTGAGCGTGCTGGGCGGCGCCACCACCCACGTGGGTGAGAACGTGGGCCATGCCTCCGCGCTCGACAGCGCCCTGCTCTTCCAGATGTGGAGCACGCTGTTCGGCACGCTCCAGGCCGTGGCCATCAGCCGGGCGGAGGGCCTCCCCCTGGAGAAGACGGTGGCGTATCTCAAGCAGATGGAGCCCGTCACCAACGGCGCCGTGACCGACGTGCTCACCCGCATCCAGCAGAACCGGTTGCTCGCCGACGACTCGATGCTCGCGTCTCTCGAGGCCCACAACCTGGCGTTCCAGCACCTGCTCGCGCTGTGCAAGGAGCGAGGCATCCACCGGGGCGTGGCGGACGCCATGTACAGCGTCATCGAAGAGGCCATCAAGGCGGGCCATGGCAAGGACGACTTCGCCATCCTCACCCGCTACCTGAAGTGA
- a CDS encoding SDR family oxidoreductase, with protein MGAMNMGRYAGKKAVVTGGTSGIGLATVKMLLAEGAEVLLTGRGEKALEAARKELGPRAHVVRSDTANLRDIEALGASVQQKLGAVDLVVINAGYSKLTPFEQVAEAEFDETYNINTKGAFFTAQRLAPHIRSGGSFVFITSVADELGVPGMSTYSGSKAAIRSLVRVLGTELLPRGIRVNALSPGFTRTPTLGVTGASPAEVAAFEKEGEEHTPMKRIGEADEVARAALFLGFEATFTTGAELPVDGGISQL; from the coding sequence ATGGGAGCCATGAACATGGGCAGGTACGCGGGAAAGAAGGCGGTGGTGACGGGCGGGACGTCGGGCATCGGGCTGGCGACGGTGAAGATGTTGCTCGCGGAGGGTGCGGAGGTGCTCCTCACCGGGCGTGGAGAGAAGGCCCTGGAGGCGGCGCGAAAGGAGCTGGGTCCCCGCGCACACGTGGTGCGCTCCGACACGGCGAACCTGCGCGACATCGAGGCGCTGGGCGCCAGCGTCCAGCAGAAGCTGGGCGCGGTGGACCTGGTCGTCATCAACGCGGGCTACTCGAAGCTCACGCCCTTCGAGCAGGTCGCGGAGGCGGAGTTCGACGAGACGTACAACATCAACACCAAGGGCGCGTTCTTCACCGCGCAGCGGCTGGCGCCCCACATCCGGTCGGGCGGCTCGTTCGTCTTCATCACCTCGGTGGCGGACGAGCTGGGCGTGCCTGGGATGAGCACGTACAGCGGCTCCAAGGCGGCCATCCGCTCCCTCGTGCGGGTGCTGGGGACGGAGCTGTTGCCCCGAGGCATCCGGGTGAACGCGCTGAGCCCTGGCTTCACGCGGACGCCGACGTTGGGCGTCACGGGCGCCTCGCCGGCGGAGGTGGCGGCCTTCGAGAAGGAGGGCGAGGAGCACACGCCCATGAAGCGCATCGGCGAGGCCGACGAGGTGGCACGGGCCGCGCTGTTCCTCGGCTTCGAGGCGACGTTCACCACCGGCGCGGAGCTCCCCGTCGACGGTGGCATCTCGCAGCTCTGA
- a CDS encoding AraC family transcriptional regulator, with amino-acid sequence MSENPSRRPRITLGVEVRETPVGDVLYAASADHVLSVHSSGPVRVACPASLSRDVRTRGVLNLVPAGVSETWVDDDAGATVDLRLPHSLLQLAAEDMGLDPDRVGLEPKHHFRDEHIEHIGWAMEAEYHADFPNGLLYRESLGLALAARLLARYRGQVEVRGGLAAPQLQRVTEYVEAHLEEGDLSLTRLSRVAGVSASHFKTLFKRSVGVPVHEYVIQRRVERARALLLRGGVPTGQVALEAGFSHQSHMARHMRRVLGVTPGAIVRSRA; translated from the coding sequence ATGAGCGAGAACCCGTCGCGCCGGCCTCGAATCACGCTGGGGGTGGAGGTGCGAGAGACGCCCGTGGGGGACGTGCTGTACGCGGCGAGCGCGGACCACGTCCTGAGCGTCCACTCGAGCGGCCCCGTCCGGGTGGCCTGCCCGGCCTCGCTGTCCCGCGATGTGCGCACGCGGGGCGTGCTCAACCTGGTGCCCGCCGGCGTGTCGGAGACCTGGGTGGACGACGACGCGGGGGCGACGGTGGACCTGCGGCTGCCCCACTCGCTGCTCCAGCTGGCGGCCGAGGACATGGGCCTGGACCCGGACCGGGTGGGGCTGGAGCCCAAGCACCACTTCCGCGACGAGCACATCGAGCACATCGGCTGGGCGATGGAGGCGGAGTACCACGCGGACTTCCCCAACGGGCTGCTCTACCGGGAGAGTCTGGGGCTGGCCCTGGCCGCGCGGCTGCTGGCCCGGTACCGGGGCCAGGTGGAGGTGCGCGGAGGGCTCGCCGCCCCGCAGCTCCAGCGTGTCACCGAGTACGTGGAAGCCCACCTGGAGGAGGGAGACCTGTCCCTCACGCGGCTGTCCCGCGTGGCCGGCGTCAGCGCGTCGCACTTCAAGACGCTCTTCAAGCGCTCCGTGGGCGTGCCCGTCCACGAGTACGTGATTCAGCGCCGGGTGGAGCGCGCCCGCGCCCTGCTGCTGCGCGGCGGAGTGCCCACGGGCCAGGTCGCGCTGGAGGCGGGGTTCTCACACCAGAGCCACATGGCCCGGCACATGCGCCGCGTCCTCGGTGTGACGCCGGGGGCCATCGTCCGCTCCCGCGCCTGA